A DNA window from Acidobacteriota bacterium contains the following coding sequences:
- a CDS encoding gamma-glutamylcyclotransferase → MTDRRIDGFFYGLFMDSDVLRGSQVVAMNPRRAYVDGYMLCIGRRATLVPTPGARAYGMVFALTHDELETLYTAAGLEQYRPEAILAHSMEDETVPALCYNLPEAPGPDEANPEYAARLRAALGKLEFPPEYIASIS, encoded by the coding sequence ATGACGGATCGACGTATCGACGGATTTTTTTATGGACTGTTCATGGACAGTGACGTTCTTCGCGGGAGCCAAGTCGTGGCAATGAATCCACGCCGTGCCTACGTTGACGGTTACATGCTGTGTATCGGCCGCCGTGCCACGCTCGTTCCGACTCCTGGCGCCCGAGCGTACGGTATGGTGTTTGCGCTGACTCACGACGAACTCGAAACGCTCTATACCGCCGCTGGCCTGGAACAATATCGACCGGAAGCGATACTCGCCCATTCAATGGAAGACGAGACCGTGCCCGCTTTGTGTTACAACCTACCCGAAGCACCGGGGCCCGACGAGGCCAACCCTGAGTATGCAGCACGCCTTCGAGCGGCCCTCGGCAAACTTGAGTTTCCGCCCGAGTACATAGCGTCTATCTCGTAG